The following nucleotide sequence is from Pristis pectinata isolate sPriPec2 chromosome 24, sPriPec2.1.pri, whole genome shotgun sequence.
cttgctgTGCTGTGTTGACTGTTGTCTGTCTTCCTCCTCTAGGTATGCTGACAATGTCCTATAGCTTCCCCTTTTTCTTCCCGTGAGGAAGTTAGTGCCTCACCATATGTGGTCACGGATTGCCTTGACTGCAAATGATTAGCTTATGGTTTCCTGATGGCACTGCATGTGTGGCCCTTTCACTTAATTCCTGTTCCTCATCTTTGGACAGGCTTAAAATTTACACTTCCCCAATATTACTTGCTTTTTGCAAGTCGGTTGTTTCTTAACTGTTTCCTTTAACCTTTTACCCTTGAAAGCCCATACAGTTATCCTAAAATCAACACCAGATATTATCAACCTGACAAACTAGCATAACCATATATGGGCCTTCTTAAAGCTTTTCTGTCGTGCCTTGCACTTTCATTTTGTAAATTGCCAAAGTTATCAACACCACATTAGTATTAAGCAATGTATTTGAACCTAACAGATCCtaaagttgtatagcacagaaacagctcctcAGCCCACTATGTATGTACTGGCTGTCAAGCAATTATCTGCAACAGtctcccaattttttttctctcaaatccccatcaactccctcctaccaccccttccccccccaactTCATTCTACTACCACCCACTtccactaagggtaatttacagtagccaattaatgtaccaaccagagacacaagagattctgcggatgctggaatctggagcaacacacacaaaatgcaggactgatgaagggtctcgacccgacacgtcgactgtttatttctctccatagttgctgcctgacctgctgagttcctccagcattttgtgaatgtaccaaccagcatgtctttggcatgtgagaagaaaccacagcacctgggggaacccagctggtcacagggagagcatgcaaactccatacagacagcacccaaggtcaggattgaaccaggagctgtgaggcagcagtgctaaccactgcactgttGCACTTTCCAAAATTACAAGGAAGCTGCTTCTCTTTAATCTTTAATATCTACATTTTTCTTAGAGAGATTGTCAGCATTAATAAAGTTGTCAAATCTTGTCCTTTCAGCTTTACATGAAAGAATAGGACATACTTCATTTAACTCAATTTGCATTGAGAAGGGCATTGAATCATCAATCAGTCATCCATTTACAACTCAGGTGTTTGAAGATTGTTGTTCATTTCATCATGATATGGAAATGTAAACGATATCTACGACAGTCCTGCTTAACCCTTGCCTTGAGTTGTGTCATCTGTCTATTACTGAAGATCTTTGCCAGAGAGGGCCTTATCTCTAATGGTCGAAACTGCTTTCTTGAGAAATTCCAACATTCTTTGGGGAATGGCTGCCTTCCTACTACCGGTCCTTGTAACAAAAAGTGTTCAGAGTTGGAGGTCTCCACAGAATCACTTTATGGTGTGAATTGTACAGCTGTTTTGCAAGGGGAAGTCAATGCAATCAAGAGAAGTCAATTATTAAAGGAGCAGTATAAAGCAACAAGGTACACGGACTCTTACTTTACTAATATCACATGCAATTGTGAGAATttcataagaaacagaaagtacaTCACAGTTCCGCTCAGTGAAAATGAGAAGCAATTTCCAATTGCCTACTCTATAGTCATTCATGAGAGAGCTGACCAGTTTGAAAGACTATTGAGAACAATCTTTGCACCACAGAATATTTACTGTGTGCATGTTGATGACAAATCATCCACTAGTTTCAAAACTGCGATTCGCAGCATTGCATCCTGCTTCCCAAATGTTTTTATTGCGAGACGATTGGAGAATCTCGTTTATGGCTCTTGGTCCAGGGTTCAGGCAGACCTGAACTGCATGGAGGAACTGCTGGCAAGACATCTAACCTGGAAGTACTTCATCAACCTGTGTGGCATGGATTTTCCCACCAAAACCAATTCGGAGATTGTCCGCAAACTACAGGAGTTGAAAGGGAGGAATAATTTGGAGTCTGAAGTAGCTTCAGAGAAGAAGCAGGTGCGCTGGAAATATCATTTTGAGGTAATCAACGGGAAAATGGTACAGACGAAAAAGGTCAAGAAACCATCATTCACCTCTATATTCTCAGGCAGTGCCTACATGGTAGTTAGTAGACCATTTGTTGAACACATCTTCAAAGACCCAAAGGTAAAGCAATTAATTGAATGGTCAAAAGATACATATAGCCCTGATGAGTTCATCTGGGCCACTCTGCAGAGGATGCCTGGTGTCCCTGGTTCCGAACCTTCCCATCCCAAATATGACGTAAGTGATATGAGATCCGTGGCTCGGTTGGTGAAGTGGAAATATTTTGAAGGCGACATGACGAGAGGGAAACCCTACCCGTGGTGCACTGGTGCCCATCGAAGGTCAGTCTGTATTTATGGAGCAGGTGACCTCAACTGGATACTTCAACAACATCACCTGTTTGCAAATAAATTTGATATCGATGTGGATCCCATTGCACTCCAGTGCCTGGAGCAGTATATTCGACAGAAAACTCTGGTGGGCTGCACCCCATAAAAACTTgtcatagagcagggaaacaggaactttggcccaccacgtcgcaccaaccatcgagcacccatttacactattgcAGCActagttttattttcttctccccaatttccatcaactccccccagattctcccacttaaCTATATACTAAgtgcaacttacagtggccagttaacctactgaactgcacatttttggatgtaataggaagctggagcacttggagaaacccagacagtcacagggagaacgtacaaattccataCAAACAGTcccagaagtcaggactgaacccgggtcactggagttgtgaggtagcagctccactagctgctccactgtgctacTTGTATGGCCACCACTTGGAGTTTTTATTACTTTTAAGCCACTGTGAGTATCTACGAACATGATCTACAAAATTCCTTACAAAATAAACAGTTGTAGCTGTTGTAAAGTGGGATTGTTATGTAGGCAAGTAGTTACTACAGGATACTGAACAAGTGCAGTTTAAACTGTGGATCTGTAAAATGTCCAGACACACATGTCCTTTGATCTTCATCACTATTACATAATTGGAAGTGTCAGCAGCCACAATAACTTCATACAACTGAATACAAATCCTGTCTTCTCTCCTCCAGCCCCTGCCCCCACCatgctctgcaatttaaaactaatttctcccagttgtgatgaaaggtcatcaacctgaacgttagctctgtctttctctctctacagatgctgcctgacctcctgagtatttccagcattatgttTTTATGATAGGTTCAAACTCATTCTTCACAAAGTTATTGATATGTGAGATACAATGAAGAGGAAAAAGCCCAGGAATTATTCAGTAGTGAGTTCAATACTATAGTGGTCTGAAATGGATGAATCAGTGTGTGTTTCAGATTCTCTCTGGATGAATAAGTTAAGATGAATTATCTTATGATTTTTAAATATCCACTCCATTTCTCACTGCTTCCTATGAAGCTGTTGACCAGGGATTTGATGGAGGTAGCATCCTGGGTATTTCTGCACAAGGTTGCTTCAGCATGCAAATCCTAAATGGAATGTAAAGGGAATAAAGGTATTTCATATAACTGTattaatatctgaaaatattATGCAGGAGGAGAAGAAACCATGAGGAATAGCACAAAATCATTGCAAATGCAAATAGAGAATATGATGTCTTTATGCAGAAAGAATAAATTGATTGGCATTTTAATTACTTTGGGGGAAATGTTATCAGAATTGCCCTGTAATCAATGTTACATTGTCAATTAATGTTATCTATAAATTATTAGTACTGTCAACTATGGTTTgaacattaataaataaataatatttcttGACTTTGTATGACTGGTAATTGGAAAGAAATGGTTAATGCATTCATTCAATAGTTTCTGCAGATACTGACGAATGCTGGTGATGTAACTGCGAATATAATCCAAACTAGTTGATGCAAGAGTTCAGTGTGTTAAACTTACCCATCAGTATCTGTTGGGTGTTAACTGGAGCTGAACCACAAATGAACATGGATGCAGTGATTTTTGCCAGAAGCAAAGCATCATCTTAGCATCAATCACACAGGAGTTGTGCCAACTCTTTATTTTTATAATAATAGAGAACAATGTGTAGTCGTTACATGAGGCATAAACTGGTTAAATGTCCAGTTCACAACAGTGTCACTAACCTTGTAATCAGGGCCCCCATCCCAGCCAGTAATTCACCCCAGGAAAATGCTGCAACTCATGGCTCAGTGAAGTGATGAGCCTATCTCCACAATTCCCTCGCGTCCTGGATTCTGTTGTGCTGTGTGGGTGTTTGTTGATCAATTGAAGAGAACACAACAGACCCAATAGTTCCATTATAATAGTACCCTTTCGCTCTCTGTGGGGATGCTGGAATAGCTTGCTCTTCCCTCTACCCTGTCTTTGGATAGGGAAGGAACACATTGACTCCAAGGTCAGTTAAAATTCTATAGGTAGATAGGCTCTGAATAAACGTATTAAAGCAGCAAATATGTTGGAGCATAAAATGAATGGGAGGAAgaagaaaatgtattattctcAATACTATTGCCGTGAAAGGCTTCAGCCAAACCCACCTACCTCAATTTACTCTTATCTTTACAAACCTGTGATAAAGTTGGATTGAAATGCAGATCATTTTGTGTCATATTATTGTCTCTTGCTCTACCAACTCTCCTCTggttttcctgccacccaccttgTACTCAGCGGTAATTCACATTCCTACCAACCTGCGTgactttagcatgtgggaggaaaccagagctcctggaggaaaccgatgcagtcatagagagaacgtgcaaactccacatagcatCTGAAATcgggattaaacccaggtcgctggagctgtgaggcaacagctctgctagctgtgtcactgttaTCAGAACAATGGCCCCATACTTGTGGTCTTTAGATCAGATTGAATGGACTCAATGTTAGCCAACTGCAATTAACAGTCAACTCGGCCACCTCTTAACAGACTGAATAAGCACAGTGTGGGGTCACAATGACAACATAAACAACTTGCATTACATTGCACTTTTAATGAAACAAAGCATCCCAAAATTCTCCACAAGTGTTTTGTGAAAATTTGATAATGAGCCACATGAGATCTCCAAGAGCTTGGAGCATCTTGTAGGAAACAGGTTTGAAACTTCTGCTGAAACTCTGCTAATTGGCCAAGGCAACATCAAATTCATTTTTACTTTAAATTTTGACTGAAAAAACAATGGTTTTAATGATATGGTCTTGAACTATACCCACTGACTATGCTTAGCTGTGGcttagctgtgggcatgctaggttggcactggaagcatggtgacacttgtagactgcccccagaacaccctacgcaagaagatgcatttcactgtgtgtttcgatgtacatgtaactaataaaaatatctttagGAAATCAAAAGGAATTCCAGAAATTAGGGGGTgaggcagctgaaagcatggtTGCCCTGGGTACAAAAATTAAAAGTAGGAATGTGCAAGCAGTCAGAATCAGAGGAGCCTAAAGATCTCAGAGGACTGTAAGGTTAGATAGAGGGCTGCTGAGGGATTTGGAATAAGTATGACAACTTCAACATTGATGTGTTGCCAGATGAACCAACATAGGTCAGCAGAAACAATGAAGATAGATTAAAAGGGTGGTACAAAGTGGGATATAAGTAGCAGAGTTTTTTATGGATCGTTGTTTATGGTGAATAGAAGTTGGGAGGCTGACCAAGGGAATACTGGAATAGCCAGGTCTCGAGGTTACAAAAACATAAGGATTCAGTAATAGACAAATTGAGATGAAGTGATATTAAAAAGCTGGAAGTGGGCAGTTGGTGATGCTGCGGATATAGAGACAAATGGGACATTGATGTTGCAAGAAAATCATGTGGCCAAAATGTAGGCAATGGCCAAAGAGCAAGCTTATCAGATCCTGTGAGCTTGACCATACCTAATCCACAGATCGAATGGACTAAAGGTGCAGAATAGAAAGCGACAGCTAAACCTATTCAGTGGGAGTAGTTCTAAACCACGTCCATCCATTTGGAACCATTTTAATTTTCAATCAAAGTTTAATATGAATTTGACATTGCTTTGCCCAATTAGCAGAGTTTTAGCCCAAATTTCAAATCAAATTACAGAGTTACCTGAAGGCTGTGAGGTGGATTTGTATGAAGAAAGCTCATTTACTTCTGATCTTTCCAGAATTGTAACTGTGCTACCTAACATTAACATCATTCAGCAGTTTCTTAAACCATTTCTAGTATTCTGCGAAGTCAATCATAGATGGGGAAATTTTAAATCTGCTGAGGGGACAGTCATGGTTTTGATTCTGGGCAGACCCACTGTTCCTTCTACCATTGGATCTCCATTCAAAGACTGGGAAGTAGCATCAGAACTGGGATTCAGTTGTGTTCAGCACTCCTGTTATGCAGGAGAATGTCCCAGATGCTATTAATAGGTGGGGCTGAAAGCCTTCCTGAAATTGAAGAACGTAGTGAGTCAATGGAGCTATCCATTTCCCATGATCAGAACCTTACCATTTGGGGCAGATCATTCCATTCCCCAGTATTGCGTGTCGAAAAGCCCATGACTGGAAAACACTCACATGAAGAATCTGGATACCCAGTAAGAATATCAAGACATTTCATTAAAGTTTTCTACTAAAAGTCCTGAAATAGACAATAGGCAAAAGATCATCAAAGTGCCACCTTTGAGATTATATAATACAGAACAAATACATCCAGTAAAAGTCACCATTTCTGCTGCTGGTGATTACACAGGAAGATGTTCACACTGCTGTTCGGGAGCAAGCATTTATTCAAGAGCTGGAATTTAACGTGACTGAAAATATTAATAACGAAGGAACGTAACAAAAAGCAGCTTAAAACTGAACATGTGTTAACCATGAGGGACAATTACAACAAGATTCATCAAAAAATACTTGCAATAACTGACTTATCCACCAGGTATTTTTAAACTTTTGATTGTCAGCCAGACCTCATTTTGTGCCGCCACAGTGAGTTAGGATCCACTCAATCTGCCTTCCACTCTTGCCATAACTGACCCACTAAAACAGCAGTTCTGTTGTCATCCCTGTACTCTCCCTTGCTGATTCTTGCTGCAGCATCTTGCCCCTTCTTTGTGTCTGAGCCCTGACATCAAGTCATGGCAGGCAACCCAACCATTGAGGGCATTGCAGCTGTACTTGGCTCTTTGGACAGATGTTCTCCCTCATACCACACTCCTACTGAGCAGCACAGTTGGCGACTGGAGCACACCAGGACAGCCATCctggctgagatcagctaactGAATCCATGACCTTTCTCATCATCCCAAAGAAGCAAACACTCCAACTGAGACCTTCCTGGTTGAACCCGAGAACTTCTTggtgacatcaaagcagcaccGACCTGATCATAAAGGGCTCATTTTATTGCCATTTCATCTCTTTGTCCATCACCAGAATCCTAAAATTACTTATGTTGGTGTACTGTTAAATAATAACCTGACCATTTTTTATATCTAGTACTAATCAGGGTGATACTGATGAATGTACCAAAGCCATTCTCAAATAGTCATGGGTCAGTTGTTTTGAAACATTACTTATATGGTTAAATTCCAACCCAACATGCACCAATAACTTTTCCACAGCAGCTATCCTTGAGGCTCACTGATGAGGGAATCTCCCGCACATCCTTTTAATAAAAGGGAAGTGGGCTAAGAAGACATGGAGCCTTCAATCAGTGGTGGATTTTATCCAGAAGCTGCTGTCGTAAAGTATGAGTGTCAGGTTGGAGAGAATCAAGTCTGCTGCGATACCTTCAGGGGATATCCTGCTGACATTTGACATTTAAGTTGATGTGTGAAGAACATCTGCAGTTCCGGGGGGGAAGGCTGGTGACTTTGAAGTTAACAGCACAGCAATAGACAGTGTTTCAGGAGATCAATGGGGAGGAACAGGGTTGGCAAAACCAAGGTACTAAATGATTTATATAAAAGGGAATCTTGTGGAAAAAGAATTATGACCTTAACCTACTCATTTTTCATTTGACATTTTGAGCCACAAAGCCCCATGTTGTGTTTGAATCGCCTGATTAATGGCCACAGATTTCAGACGATTCTGGCCCAATATCTGCTGCCTGAATCCTGGAGTCAGTGACAGAGAGTGAAAATCAATATTTATAACCTTCAACCATATCACAAATTTCAAAACAACTTTCTTGTCAAGAACTTCATCCAGTTTTCTCTGAATTCCAGTCTATGATGTGAAGCTTCTTAACTTCCTAGAACAGAAAGATAATTAGATCTTTTTATGGTCAAAATACTTATTTCAATAATCCTTATTGATTTCCTGTACCTTAATTCTGAATGCCAGATTTTTCAGGTTCCCCAGCACTATGGACAAAAGAATCCCAATAAAAGGAACCAGTTGAGTAGTTTTGAATTACCTACTACCTGACACCCACCCACTCAACCTCATAATTCTCTTGCTATGCTATTCCCAGAGCTAGTGAGGAGACTCATTATTTCTACTCATTATCATTTTGCAATGACTTCTGTTAGGAAGTGGATGTTGTGTAAAGGCATGTTGTGTTGCACCAACTGTAAAAACTTCTCATGCAATATTCTGGTTGCACTCTCTGTCCCAGCTCACACATAAAGTTAACTACTTCAGTGAGGTACTGGAAGTCATCAGAACTGCTGAGGTCAATACCAAGAGTGGCAGAATGAGATAAACAGGAGAGGAGGTAAGATTCTCCAATACGTACCCTCCCTCCTGCCATGCAGATCTGGCCTTTGGGGCTTTCATTTCTTCTCAATTACATTTAgctcagaattttaaacatttttaatctcAAAGAATTTTATCTTCAAGAGATTCTTTTGGAAAATAATTGGACATTGTGTAGATCCGGTTACttgaaatttacaacacagaaataggacaCTCAGCCCAAAGGTCTTTGAcaatgtttatgctccacatgagccttACTCCATCTCACATTGTCAGCATTTCCttctacaggctgtccccagggaATGAACGAGTTTGGTTTTTACTGACatccttaagtcgattttgtccataagtcagaaaagaCACAAAAGTCACTTGatacggtaaccatacctccacagtattgtaatgaatggcataaaaaaaacaaagaacaatAATGAATGAACAATTAtaaagagtggagagagaggggaaactagatctgctgtttgtaggaacgcATGTATGTATatgcatcagacttttgaacttaataatatGAGAGCTCGCTTGAACATATGGGTGTccgtaagttgggtgtttgtaaacCGAGGATGGCCTATATTCCTTATGTGTCTCTGGCGGAGGAAGGTGTGATTTTTGGATATATGTGGAATGTATATGTGAAGTAATTCTGATTAGGGGAACACAGCTGAGCTGTGGCTGGAGGATATAATGTTACAACTTGCTCCCACTCTCAGACAGAGATTACAGGAGGCATGAGGAATGGAGACAGCCGTCTGGTTTGTTTGAGAAGATTAGTGGGGAATTGTCCTCTTCTTTTTAGCCCTTAGATGCCTGTCAAACACAGACAGGTATTCAGAGAGGCAATGGAACATCTGGGTGGAGGGGCATGAAGAAAGTAGATCTACAACAGTCGATCttttccagcttcctcccacattccaaaagcgtGCGGGCTGGTACAGTAAGcaggttggccactgtaagttgccctagtTGCACTGTAAGTTGGGGGTGAGGGTAGGGGGAGTGGTGTTGGGGGGAGAATGGGTGAGGAtaggatcaatgtaaatgggtgcttaattgttggtgtggacttggttggccaaagggcctgtttccactctttatctctctatgactcaatagcAGTATCCATTTTCCAAAGCCAAGAGCAATGCAGTTTTAAATATTTGTGAGTGAACACGGATATGTGATTAACTGTCCACTGCTGGAATCATCTCCTCACAACACTGTCAGAATCCTTTAATACTGCcaagaattatttttttcattaacaaaagcaaagtactgcagaacgaaagcaaagtgctggaaatactcagcaagtcaggcagcatctgtggagagaggagagagaaacagtgttaactttTGGTAAACTTAGGTCAAATTTTTAGGTCAAATCTCTTTCTTCAAAACCTGTGTCAATGGCACAAATGTGTAACATTAGCTGTTTATCTCttaacaaatgctgcctgacttgctgaggatttccattTGTTCAAAATCCATTCAGGGATGTGGGCGCCCCTGgtgaggccagcatttgttgttcatTCCTAAtcgaaaaggtggtggtgagtcatcaTCTTGATGATGGCAGTGGGCTTTGTTCCTGAAGTCACTGGATTCGTGAAGGTACTCCCAATGAGAATGGTTGGTCTGATACAACCAAGTGGCTTGCTAGCCCATTTCAGGGGATGTTAAGAGTCAAACATGCTGCTGTAGGGGTAGAGTCTGACCCCAGTAAAAGCACCAAATTTCCTTCATGAAAGGGTATTAGGAAAATAGATGGAATTTTATAATAATCTGGTATTCTCAAGGTCTCCTACTAATAACTGCATTTTATACCATGTTTAGTTAACATGATATCAATTCCCTGGCTGCTGGTTTGGAATTTGTAGATGTCACTGGTTCATTAGCTCACGGAGATATCACGGAGATATAACCAATCACTATGATGCTACCATACTCAGAGTTTAAAataattgagaattaaagtgactaaTGAAAGAATACCTTATgagaataaaatttttaaaacattaaatttacTTCAACTCAGGCAAAATCTAAAGCCTGCTAAAGTAACGAGCTGACTTAAAGTCAATTGATACAACATGCTTGAGTGGGcactgagaaagtagaggcagaAATACATACAGGAATGGGAGCCAAGCCATGGAGAGAGTTAGGAGAGGTGACATTAAGCTTCATTGAGTAGATGGTCTTTGCAAAGATTATTAaaggtttagtcaagaagaagTGAAGCAGACGGAGTTAGCTAGGAATTTCAGAGGGAAGGATCAAGGTGCCTGAATGATCTACTATtgtggtggtgatggtgatggtgatggtggtgatggtggtgatggTTGTGgtatggtggtggtgatggtggtggtggtgatggtggtgatggtggtgatagTGATagtgatggtgatggtggtggtgatggtgatggtggtaGTGGTGacggtggtggtgatggtggtgatggttgtggtggtggtggtagtgatgatggtggtggtggtggtggcggtggTGATGGTGgcggtggtgatggtggtggtgatggtggtggtggtgatggtggtggtggtgatggtggtgatggTTATGGTGGTGATGGttatggtggtggtgggtgggattCACAAGAGGACTTGAGAACAAGGGTGCAGGCAATCGCAGAGATGAGATGCAGCAAGACTGTGGAGGGattctaaagttttttttaattcaacatGCCAGTGGCTAGATGGACAATCTAAATCAGTGACAATGAGCATAAGGGTAAGCAGGACGTTGTAGGACAGATTAAATGGAGAATAACTTTAGACTTAGGCTTTTGGAGGGTACTGAATGGGAAGTCAATAATAATGACAATGGTGAAATCAAGAACAGAATTATAGCAAACATAAACAAGCTGCAACAATTTGAATTTCCCCTTATGCAGTTTCATGATAGAATGGTACAGAAGGAAGTAATTTGATTTGTGGTCCGCTCTTAATACTACTAGGTACAGACCTTTACTCCTGCTCTTCTGCTGCAGTTCCAGATCTGAGTTAGAGAAAGGAAAATCTTATTAGTTCCAACATAACCCTCCCTACACacccagccctccccaccattgaggacatcttcaagaggcagtgcctcaagaaggcggcatccatcactaaggaccctcaccatctgggacatgccctcttctcattacttccatcaggaaggaggtacaggagcctgaagacccactttaaatcaatgtttcaggaacagcttcttcctctctgccatcagatttctgaacggtccacgaacactacttcgttattccttcttttgcactatttatttattttgtaatttataataattttatgtctgcattATCCTGCTGCcacataacaacaaatttcacaacatataagtcggtgataataaacctgattctaattctgaaaccAAGCTACAGAAATGCCATGTAAAATCTAACCTATTTCTCCTTCAGATACGACTTGAAACATTCTCTGGTCCTAAATTAGCACCGCATCCAGCTCCTCCCAAATTAGTCTTAAAGTGGTTTATTGTTTCCTTACAAAGTGTGAAAAATCTACAGAAATTGTACTTTAAAAATGACCGTATCACCTGTTTTTCTCAGTTGCGTTTTCATCATCCTCTGtcctttaaaatataaaatacacaaaaaagatttcattaatgaaaggaaatgctgctttgatgcaCAGGGTGTTGCCACTTAGTCTGTTACATCAGCATCCTTTACAATCTTTTCACCCTGACTCCCAGCCATGTTCTGCTCTGGAAAATACAATTACTAAAACTCATTCATTCCACTGATCTCATGGGTAGAAGGCTGATATTCAACAGGATCTCAAACCCTTCGCCTGACTTGCCTGTTACCTGGTGACCAATGTTATGGTGTGGACTTTAGATGAGAGGCAGGATCTGGTTGTGTCCGGTCACTGGTACTTCCTCTCAACATGGTAATAACCTGCCTACTTGG
It contains:
- the LOC127582477 gene encoding beta-1,3-galactosyl-O-glycosyl-glycoprotein beta-1,6-N-acetylglucosaminyltransferase-like, producing the protein MIWKCKRYLRQSCLTLALSCVICLLLKIFAREGLISNGRNCFLEKFQHSLGNGCLPTTGPCNKKCSELEVSTESLYGVNCTAVLQGEVNAIKRSQLLKEQYKATRYTDSYFTNITCNCENFIRNRKYITVPLSENEKQFPIAYSIVIHERADQFERLLRTIFAPQNIYCVHVDDKSSTSFKTAIRSIASCFPNVFIARRLENLVYGSWSRVQADLNCMEELLARHLTWKYFINLCGMDFPTKTNSEIVRKLQELKGRNNLESEVASEKKQVRWKYHFEVINGKMVQTKKVKKPSFTSIFSGSAYMVVSRPFVEHIFKDPKVKQLIEWSKDTYSPDEFIWATLQRMPGVPGSEPSHPKYDVSDMRSVARLVKWKYFEGDMTRGKPYPWCTGAHRRSVCIYGAGDLNWILQQHHLFANKFDIDVDPIALQCLEQYIRQKTLVGCTP